A DNA window from Bombus huntii isolate Logan2020A chromosome 10, iyBomHunt1.1, whole genome shotgun sequence contains the following coding sequences:
- the LOC126870058 gene encoding protein RFT1 homolog isoform X2 encodes MSQNILKSSVETASFNIVFQILCRGVTFILNAFVVRYVGQAVLGVINVRLLLLESMILFLSREPFMKACLTNTAEHNWAQVVNLLWMTVPICFLMSLLFGYIWLSVLTTSEALPSYYTFAVWAVALSCIIELSSLIVQLVASAFLFVRLKIILDSIMIAIRTITFVPLILQNPENALLAFGVAQLVAAIFYTASHYLYFHYYIKKLNKYKLKRRMSLKDSTDEYVVREFPFKTVKDFLPGQLTNKESYLDKKLTILTWSFFRQGILKQILTEGERLIMTVMPVLTFTEQGTYEIINNLGSLAARFIFRPIEESGYFYFTQMVKRDKPVNDQNPVKIQESVNVLTHLCSAVMSIGLVVLVFGQSYSSTLLWLYGGTKLISHLPVLLMRAHCLAILLLGINGVTECYSNATADSATINKSNLIMIYESIAFLCASYLFAIWFGPVGFIFGNCVNMSLRIVHSTMFINKRYKDTMYRPLRGLVPKPMFSASLLIAALITNVSHAYFFPDEKLLHLIIGVIMFMIVLVSWIYEHHDLIRLGTNKWYERSNRHKKSD; translated from the exons ATGtcacaaaatattttgaaaagcAGCGTGGAAACAGCTTCGTTCAATATTGTATTTCAG ATATTATGCAGAGGAGtcacttttattttaaatgcCTTCGTTGTTCGGTATGTGGGTCAAGCTGTTCTAGGAGTCATAAATGTGAGACTACTATTATTGGAATCAATGATTTTGTTTCTGTCTCGAGAACCATTTATGAAAGCATGTTTAACCAACACAGCAGAACATAATTGGGCTCaagttgtaaatttattatgGATGAC gGTTCCTATATGTTTCTTAATGTCCTTACTGTTTGGATATATTTGGCTTTCTGTTTTAACAACATCTGAGGCATTACCATCATATTATACATTTGCAGTTTGGGCAGTTGCTTTGTCTTGTATTATTGAATTATCATCTTTAATCGTTCAACTGGTCGCTAGtgcatttttatttgttagGTTGAAA ATTATACTTGATTCTATCATGATTGCTATTCGTACTATAACATTTGTTCCATTGATACTCCAAAATCCAGAGAATGCATTGTTAGCATTTGGTGTAGCTCAACTAGTTGCAGCAATATTTTATACTGCTAGTCACTATTTATActttcattattatattaaaaagcTTAACAAGTATAAGTTAAAGAGGCGTATGTCATTAAAAGACAGTACTGACGAGTATGTTGTGAGAGAATTTCCTTTCAAAACAGTGAAGGACTTTTTGCCTGGGCAATTGACAAACAAA GAATCATATCTAGATAAAAAGTTGACTATTCTTACATGGAGTTTCTTTAGACAAGGAATTCTAAAGCAAATTTTAACAGAAGGAGAAAGGCTAATTATGACAGTAATGCCAGTATTAACATTTACTGAACAG GGAACAtacgaaattataaataatttaggTTCTTTAGCAGCAAGGTTTATTTTCCGTCCAATAGAAGAAAGtggatatttctattttactcAAATGGTAAAACGAGACAAACCAGTTAATGACCAAAATCCT GTAAAAATACAAGAAAGCGTAAATGTGCTAACACATTTATGTTCAGCTGTTATGTCGATTGGGTTAGTTGTTTTAGTGTTTGGACAGTCATATTCAAGCACACTTTTATGGTTATATGGTGgtactaaattaatttcacaTCTGCCAGTACTCTTAATGCGAGCACATTGTCTAGCTATCCTCCTTTTGGGAATAAATGGAGTAACAGAATGTTACAGCAATGCAACGGCCGATAGTGCGACTATAAATAAGAGCAATTTGATTATGATTTACGAATCGATCGCATTTCTGTGTGCATCCTATTTATTTGCTATTTGGTTTGGACCAGTTGGTTTCATTTTTGGAAACTGTGTAAACATGAGTTTAAGAATTGTGCATTCTACTATGTTTATCAATAAAAGATACAAAGATACAATGTACCGTCCATTACGTGGATTAGTGCCAAAGCCTATGTTTTCTGCTTCTCTTCTAATAGCAGCATTGATCACTAATGTCTCTCAT
- the LOC126870058 gene encoding protein RFT1 homolog isoform X1 produces the protein MSQNILKSSVETASFNIVFQILCRGVTFILNAFVVRYVGQAVLGVINVRLLLLESMILFLSREPFMKACLTNTAEHNWAQVVNLLWMTFVSKNGKYFFRVPICFLMSLLFGYIWLSVLTTSEALPSYYTFAVWAVALSCIIELSSLIVQLVASAFLFVRLKIILDSIMIAIRTITFVPLILQNPENALLAFGVAQLVAAIFYTASHYLYFHYYIKKLNKYKLKRRMSLKDSTDEYVVREFPFKTVKDFLPGQLTNKESYLDKKLTILTWSFFRQGILKQILTEGERLIMTVMPVLTFTEQGTYEIINNLGSLAARFIFRPIEESGYFYFTQMVKRDKPVNDQNPVKIQESVNVLTHLCSAVMSIGLVVLVFGQSYSSTLLWLYGGTKLISHLPVLLMRAHCLAILLLGINGVTECYSNATADSATINKSNLIMIYESIAFLCASYLFAIWFGPVGFIFGNCVNMSLRIVHSTMFINKRYKDTMYRPLRGLVPKPMFSASLLIAALITNVSHAYFFPDEKLLHLIIGVIMFMIVLVSWIYEHHDLIRLGTNKWYERSNRHKKSD, from the exons ATGtcacaaaatattttgaaaagcAGCGTGGAAACAGCTTCGTTCAATATTGTATTTCAG ATATTATGCAGAGGAGtcacttttattttaaatgcCTTCGTTGTTCGGTATGTGGGTCAAGCTGTTCTAGGAGTCATAAATGTGAGACTACTATTATTGGAATCAATGATTTTGTTTCTGTCTCGAGAACCATTTATGAAAGCATGTTTAACCAACACAGCAGAACATAATTGGGCTCaagttgtaaatttattatgGATGACGTTCGTTTCTAAAA atggtaaatattttttcaggGTTCCTATATGTTTCTTAATGTCCTTACTGTTTGGATATATTTGGCTTTCTGTTTTAACAACATCTGAGGCATTACCATCATATTATACATTTGCAGTTTGGGCAGTTGCTTTGTCTTGTATTATTGAATTATCATCTTTAATCGTTCAACTGGTCGCTAGtgcatttttatttgttagGTTGAAA ATTATACTTGATTCTATCATGATTGCTATTCGTACTATAACATTTGTTCCATTGATACTCCAAAATCCAGAGAATGCATTGTTAGCATTTGGTGTAGCTCAACTAGTTGCAGCAATATTTTATACTGCTAGTCACTATTTATActttcattattatattaaaaagcTTAACAAGTATAAGTTAAAGAGGCGTATGTCATTAAAAGACAGTACTGACGAGTATGTTGTGAGAGAATTTCCTTTCAAAACAGTGAAGGACTTTTTGCCTGGGCAATTGACAAACAAA GAATCATATCTAGATAAAAAGTTGACTATTCTTACATGGAGTTTCTTTAGACAAGGAATTCTAAAGCAAATTTTAACAGAAGGAGAAAGGCTAATTATGACAGTAATGCCAGTATTAACATTTACTGAACAG GGAACAtacgaaattataaataatttaggTTCTTTAGCAGCAAGGTTTATTTTCCGTCCAATAGAAGAAAGtggatatttctattttactcAAATGGTAAAACGAGACAAACCAGTTAATGACCAAAATCCT GTAAAAATACAAGAAAGCGTAAATGTGCTAACACATTTATGTTCAGCTGTTATGTCGATTGGGTTAGTTGTTTTAGTGTTTGGACAGTCATATTCAAGCACACTTTTATGGTTATATGGTGgtactaaattaatttcacaTCTGCCAGTACTCTTAATGCGAGCACATTGTCTAGCTATCCTCCTTTTGGGAATAAATGGAGTAACAGAATGTTACAGCAATGCAACGGCCGATAGTGCGACTATAAATAAGAGCAATTTGATTATGATTTACGAATCGATCGCATTTCTGTGTGCATCCTATTTATTTGCTATTTGGTTTGGACCAGTTGGTTTCATTTTTGGAAACTGTGTAAACATGAGTTTAAGAATTGTGCATTCTACTATGTTTATCAATAAAAGATACAAAGATACAATGTACCGTCCATTACGTGGATTAGTGCCAAAGCCTATGTTTTCTGCTTCTCTTCTAATAGCAGCATTGATCACTAATGTCTCTCAT
- the LOC126870092 gene encoding S-adenosylmethionine mitochondrial carrier protein-like, with translation MLQESNPAATTGAKNVFVTSLISGALAGTMCDFISFPLDTLKTRLQSQHGFLKSGGFRQLYKGLGPVMIGSAPSASLFFITYETLKIMFQPQIPEQYHVFIHMTAASVGEMVACLIRVPVEVVKQRRQAFLSDAHKLPLRALYRGYGSTVIRDLPFGLIQMPLWEYFKLYWKKHVKRECTPMEGAICGSTSVAISAALTTPLDVAKTRIMLSNVTVGKDEIKISAMLSKIYHDHGFKGLFAGFVPRVCGFTISGFVFFGVYEKVKEICTAVLPP, from the exons ATGTTACAAGAAAGTAATCCAGCAGCCACCACAGGTGCGAAAAACGTTTTCGTTACTTCGTTAATC TCAGGTGCTCTCGCAGGAACTATGTGCGATTTTATATCATTTCCTTTGGATACGCTTAAAACGCGATTACAAAGTCAACATGGTTTCTTAAAATCTGGTGGTTTTAGACAATTGTATAAGGGTTTAGGCCCCGTAATGATAGGATCCGCACCATCAG cttcgttattttttataacttatgaaactttaaaaataatgtttcaaCCTCAAATACCTGAACAATATCACGTGTTTATACATATGACTGCCGCGTCAGTCGGAGAAATG GTTGCATGTCTTATTCGAGTCCCAGTAGAAGTAGTGAAACAAAGGAGACAAGCATTTTTAAGCGATGCCCACAAATTACCTTTGAGAGCTTTATATCGTGGTTACGGAAGTACTGTGATTAGAGATTTACCGTTCGGTTTAATTCAGATGCCACTCTGGGAATATTTTAAACTTTATTGGAAAAAGCACGTGAAACGTGAGTGCACGCCTATGGAGGGTGCTATCTGCGGATCGACGTCag TTGCCATATCTGCGGCCCTAACGACACCTTTAGACGTTGCAAAAACTAGAATAATGTTGTCGAATGTGACGGTAGggaaagatgaaataaaaatatccgcGATGTTAAGCAAAATTTACCACGATCATGGTTTTAAAGG aCTTTTTGCAGGCTTTGTACCAAGAGTGTGTGGTTTTACTATTAGCGGATTCGTATTTTTTGGTGTTTACGAAAAAGTTAAAGAAATTTGTACTGCGGTTTTGCCACCATAA
- the LOC126870107 gene encoding ras-related protein Rab-24-like, which produces MNRVDLKVVLLGNSAVGKTSLVERFVNERFNEGLSYQNTIGAAFAAKQMQVNGKRLIMGIWDTAGSEKYDAMSRIYYRGAKAAVICYDITKSNTFQRAKFWIRELREVEEGCKIYICATKNDILEHGAVPSPNIDVVKTYTAGIRAKLFITSSKTGENVAELFNEIAQDFMSDPNNVQKIEEVIDISNEPKVTYCC; this is translated from the exons ATGAATCGCGTCGATTTGAAAGTGGTTTTATTGGGTAACTCAGCTGTAGGAAAAACGAGTCTCGTCGAACGTTTCGTAAATGAAAGGTTTAATGAAGGTCTATCTTACCAAAAC ACTATAGGCGCTGCGTTTGCAGCTAAGCAAATGCAAGTCAATGGGAAAAGGCTTATCATGGGAATATGGGATACAGCAGGCAGTGAGAA atatgATGCTATGAGTAGGATATATTACCGTGGTGCGAAGGCTGCTGTTATCTGTTATGATATCACAAAATCAAATACATTTCAAAGAGCAAAATTCTGGATAAGGGAGCTTAGGGAAGTTGAAGAAGGatgtaaaatatacatttgtgcaacaaaaaatgatattttagaGCATGGTGCAGTTCCATCTCCTAATATAGATGTTGTAAAAACATATACTGCTGGTATTCGAGCTAAATTGTTTATAACATCTAGTAAAACTGGAGAAAATGTTG CTGAATTGTTTAATGAAATTGCACAAGATTTTATGTCTGATCCAAATAATGTACAAAAAATTGAAGAGGTAATTGATATAAGTAACGAACCCAAAGTAACATATTGTTGTTAA